The Carassius carassius chromosome 5, fCarCar2.1, whole genome shotgun sequence DNA window ATAACTGATATAGGCAGACTGAATGAGTAGACTGAAGAACGGCGTGTAGGAATCATTTTACTCTCCAAAAAGGGAACAGACAGGCATTCTAGCACTTCCTTTTTATCCGGACTTGACAAGCCAGACACATTCCTCTTGACCTATTCTTTCATACTTGATTAGATGTGTTGGTAGACTGCAAACGCTTCACACTGGAATACGCATTTCATGGTATAAACATTGGTTTGCAGCTCTGGATTATGGATGCCATTGAGATATCCAGAGAGGATCTTCCCAAAATGAGACTGAATTCTCTATAAATTTTTGGCCACTTCTCCTTGAATAAACTGCAGAACCTCCAAACTCATGTATCATATCAATCTTCACACAACTGGTAGGCATTTAGGATCTAAAATGGCTTGGATATTTCTTCAGTTGCAGAACTTCGATTGAGATCGACTATGAATTTATGCTTATTTTGGCAAATGTTTCATTAGGCAAAAGTGGATAAGGTCTTATCTTCAGCACAACTTCAACTTCCTGCCATTTCAGCCAATGGTTTGGTTGTAAGATAACATGATCTCTTCTTGTTGTCAATGCTGCAATGCCAAGGATAAATTTAAGAGCCTAAAGAGCTCTTTCATAAATACCACCCACATGATGACAAAAGAGGGATGTGTCTTCTTTCTCACAGCAGTTATCACATGATGAGGCCTGTTGTTGGGAGCTTGGGTTGCAGCTTCAAGGCATTCCTGTGGTTATTGGTGATGCAGTTTTATTCTTCTGATCATGGTAATCTAATCCATCTGACCAAGTCTTACAGTATTCTATCAAGGAATGGTAGTTATTTCTCTTCTTGCAAGCAATCTGTTTTACATTGAAAATTGAGTACAGCCCCAGAGTTGTGGTTTCTTCATCCAACCAATCAAGTTCTTCAAAGGGAACAAACCAATGACAGGGTCTAAACAGAAATTCAATTCTTGTCCATTCTCTATAAAATCCATTCACATTTCCATTTTCCAAGACATCCTATCCTATGTCCGTATGATGTAGCAATGACAGACTGAATTTTGCTCATCGTTACCACAGTCAGTTGCATAATAAGGCAGAGCGTCCTTCTGCAAACAATTAAGATTCAGGCTTAAAAAGCATTTCCCTCCCTGGAAGACATTTTAAACATCTCTTCTGGGTCAGAGGCGATCTTGATGCAGCATTGTGGAACAAATGGCATTTGACTTTTGGAACGAGAAGGACTGCGAAACTTTGAAAGACCACTTGCTCAGACTTATCTCTTATCACATTCTCTTGACAAGGATAAACATCATACTGTTGTCAAAAATGAGGAGGAAAACAggcatgattttcttttttctctcctcaTCCATCTCATCTGACAAGGTGACACCCCTTTGATGAAAGTTGTGCCATTGAAAAACAGGTAGCTTGACCTTGTAAACATCACGCGCCCATTGCCACAGTATGAGGGGTGATACCATACCTGTGTGCGCTCACAGAGCGATGGGATGCCACCTTTGTTTCGGAGTCCCTCTCAGGTTCTGCAGTCTTGGAATCTGTGTTGGGGGATGACTCTCTGGATGATGGCATCTTTTTGAGTGATAACTTGTGTGGTGGGACTCCTGGGGAATCTTTGGCATTCTTTGGTGCAGGCTTGGGCTTCTGGACTCTCTCCGAGATTCTTGGCCTTGGTGGAGGCAGTTTGAACCGGGCCACTGACTCCGCTCTAAACTTCTGCGCCTTTATCAGTCGACTCTTATCTTGAAGGGACAAACCACGACCTCGGAAGCCCCTGGGAGGAAGAGGTCTCACTGACAACTCCCTGCGGAAGCGCTTTGGTGGCCCATGCTCCATATTGCTTGATGACGGTTGCCGTCTGAATTCTTCACTCTTCCTCTTCATTGGCCGTCCAAAGGGCCTTTCCTGATGAAGAAAAGGAGGATATGGTCTGAACGATGATCCAGATGGGGGTTGGCCTGGTCTTCGTGCCGGCGATCTGTAAGGGGGATGAGTATGTGGACTTCCACGTCCTCCATGTGCCCAATCCATGCTGGGGTGCCGGGACTCCCTCCCAAGCTCTCCATGCGGCGCACGCTGATCTCTCTCTGCAGACCACCTACATATCCAttacaaacaatacaaacatgTTGGTTATAATGCCAGTTTGTGCTGCTTGAGAAAGCTCTTGTGGAGGCTCTTAACTTCTATCAATTTAGATCCAGCCCCAGGCTGCTGAATGCCATACCACTTCTGTGCCAGTATAACTTTAAGGGGAAATAGCCTCAAatggttttacattttctccAGTTTCACTTTAGGGGCGTTATCATTAGATCCTGCGGTACTTTACACTGACAGAAAGCTGAAGGAAGCTGGGGTTTATGCTCACCACCCTGCAGTGTACTGGACTTTGCATTCTAACACATAACTGTATTCTTACTTTACCCAGCCTGCACAGCTTGATTCTTGTACCTCTCTGGATATGAATTCCTTCCATGAAACTCTCTTGGTTTTCTTTGAGGTGGGCCGGAAAGCCTCGAATCCCCACTGGGAGGGTGAGGGTATCCTCCTGGGCGATTCCAGTGGTCCCTGCCAAGTGCAGGTCGGCCAAAGGGCCTCTCCCGAGGATTGGGGCACCAGCTCCTGTCATGCTCCTGAGGGCTTGGGTGTCGCTGTGGACCCCTGAAAGAACTATGTGGGGAAGGAATCCGCCTGTCTGTTGGAGGGCCGTGGAAATGGCGAGATGGAGATGTGTGGCCAGGGTGGTTTTCATGGAAAAGTGGTGCTCTGTGGCGTGGCGGCCCATGTATAGGACCATGTGGGGACTGCCTGTGCTGGAATGGGGGAGGGCGGCTTGAGCGGGGTGGAGAAGGCCTCCTGCGGCCCCGCTGTGAATCCTGTAAGCTGGGATATGGATGGAAGTTATCCTTGTGCTGCATCCACGGTCCATGTGGCCGCTCTCTGCGTTCACCCATGAGCGAGGGCCTCTTGGGGTATGGCTGGGGTCCACTTCTGTTGTTATCTCTCCAACTTGGTGGGGCTTTTCCAGGAGGTCCTCTAAAACCTCTCTGGCTTCTTGAAGGGGGGCCGAATCGCCCTTCATGATTCATGCTGCTGTAGTTGTCTGAGAATGGCCtgtattaaaaacaaatgtaaattttgaGCCACTGATCATTATGCAGACACATCAGAATTATTATATCTACAGCACTTTAGTACCTGTGTTTAGAACGAGGAGATCCTGAGTGTTGTCTCACCATTTTTCCGCTTTTAAACCTAtcttaagtgaaaaaaaaaaacacatgaagtgTTACTCTTCTACAATACTGACAGAACAGGACTGACctaaaaacagcaaaataaaaaggaaaaccaAAAGAAATACTTTGAAACGTCTAAAATCTTAAAGTAAAAGTAAGACTTCCAGTGCAATGCCAATTACCTCTGGAATTACTTAGCATAAAAAATataggaaataaaaataaacgccAAGTGATCCATTTCAGCATTTGTCATTCATGCCACTCTTAAATAATGGTCAAAAATTACATGCTACACTCTTATCCAAGAgcctatttttttatgtgttttgttaAAATTGTCTCttaatttagaaaatatatattttaaacccttttttaaacaaatactaGTAAAGCATGTGGCTGTCCAATGAGTTTATATCGAGATCATCACACGCCAAACTGCAAGGAATTGATATAAAACCACAGAATGCGTTTTAATCTCACGATACTTTGTCCTGTCAATCGTGTTCcagggacaaaaataaataaataatcaatcaaaaaaatgcaaggttttgtttgtttcacattgcAGTGTTTTGATTGTTTCACATATCGTCCCGAAATACAAGATCGCCCTTCTTTTAATTATGTGGAATATAAACAAATTACGACGAGGTCGACGACGCCACATGCCTGGCCTAACGTCACACGAACGCGTGATTGAGGGCCGACAAGGCCTTGAGTTTCACATTCAGAAGAGTAATTCGAAACAAACATCATAACACGTTTCATTCATAATATTACACGCGTAATATACAACTAAAGTTTTTAAACAACAGGTGCAATATTAAGTTGAATACAAAAACACATCATTGTTAAGACAGTCTTCCGCTTTCGCCGTCAATGCTAAACTACAACAAAgcgaaaactatttttaaataacGTTACAGTCTAAATAACATCATGTAACAGTATTAGTTACCAATTTTGctaatatttaaatatctgtGCGTTTAATTTCGACAAAGTTGACCGggtgagttgttttgttttgacataCCCAAGGTTGTCCGATACGAACACAGACACCCAAATCTAATTAATCAGCAAACACTTAGCCCGTGacagctaacgttagctaacaACCGTCTTCCGTTATACTACGTTCCACATCTGAACGAGGATGAACCGTATATGCTTTCAAATGAACAAAAACCCGTCAATTTCGTAGTTACATCGAAGTCGTCCCGTCGAAAAATACGTGTTGTCTGTGAAATTACATTCAGACAAACCGATCAGCTGCAGCCGTGGTGACGTCACCAGAGGGGGCGCGTGCACGTCGAGACTGGAACTGGCTGCGCCCACGTTGTTAAAAGCCATCACTGATCATACATGTCACTCACTGCTCAAGAATGAAACCTCTGTGACATATAAAAGAGAGATATATTTCAAGCGAGACCAGTTTTTCATGTAAGAAAGAAGTATTTTCTCTTTGTTATCCCAGACCAACATATAAAATAAGCTActtcattaaaataatatcacATGCCCACATTCCAATTGTCCTAGGCCTAGAGGTCATTATTTGACTACACAGACTGTGGTAATTATATGTGGtatgaaaatgtactgttatAAGATACCTGAATgatgttaaattaatttagtgaGTGAAAATGAAATTCATATATCTCTCTTGATCCTTGTATACTGCATTAATTTAAAAGTTAAGTTCACcaaataagaaaaatgtcatcatttactaattttcatgtcatttcaagCATGTATGACTTGCAatattcaaaacacaaattaagatatttataatgaaacTGAGTTTTATGAAAGTTCCCGCATCCAATCTTTTGAACATCCCAAAAGGTCATTAACTAGCAAATccatatctgtctgtgtgtgtgtgtgtgtatatgtgtgtgtatatatatatatatatatatatatataagtgattAAACGAATCAAATATGATTGTCATGAAGCCGgaggttctgtgattagtagtaaatctccatcacctgctttcaggtggAGCTGCATTTGCTTCACAGATCCGTTATGAAATTGAAGAAATGCTTCTGTGATTATGAAAGctgtttgtgtagcttgtcagtgaactatgccTGTGTAGcaaatgctgctccacctgaaagcatgtgaaaataccacatttaataacgttTAGCTTCTACCTACTCGCGATTTATCGCCTTAATTTAGATTAATCGTGGAGCcctaaaaaaatgtgtgtatatgtgtaaaatatatactctaaaagaggattcaagtgagagaacatcaTAGACAACATGGACATgactctcacttgaatcctcttgagtctcttgaccttctgcaagccccgccctGTTCAGGCAGTGATTGaaatggcgggagggggcggagacgtgatcggctcggaattcattttcaatgtgcacattgaattttgctacattcattgcgggaccgTGAATGAAAATGCagtcgtaagtgtcttgactgtgagtataaatgcaattaagaaaaatagcatttgaattcGAATTTTGCCATAGTTTTGGCTTGAACATGTTACacatctaataatttctgtacattttcatcttgcaacttataaagcgttaaaattagtattcatgtTACATATAAAAACTAGTGTATAAAATGGCAAATgcaaataatgtaattttttaaatgtaattttcattttgcacaaatgtattggtagGCTAAATGTaagtacagaaatgcattgccattttacatattgaattgtcattttgcatattacattccaaattgtaTATTGCTATGCATATGCTTCCAtgtgaatcagccatttgaatgaatcaaataaatgactcgatgacttaatcattaagacattacctccacctactggcagttttagtttattatttagagtatcatttcattaaagaaataatttcatattttcatagtaataataattaaattaagaaaataaattattaaagttatagttcacccaaacaaaaATTAcagttctgtcataatttactcgcatggtccaaaagagtaggtTATATGTAAATTTTATCAGACAAAATATTTATTGCTGAACCTTTTTGTAATGcctgtttgatgctttacacaacaatgactttaaattatccatggg harbors:
- the LOC132141469 gene encoding uncharacterized protein LOC132141469 isoform X1, translating into MAFNNVGAASSSLDVHAPPLVTSPRLQLIDRFKSGKMVRQHSGSPRSKHRPFSDNYSSMNHEGRFGPPSRSQRGFRGPPGKAPPSWRDNNRSGPQPYPKRPSLMGERRERPHGPWMQHKDNFHPYPSLQDSQRGRRRPSPPRSSRPPPFQHRQSPHGPIHGPPRHRAPLFHENHPGHTSPSRHFHGPPTDRRIPSPHSSFRGPQRHPSPQEHDRSWCPNPRERPFGRPALGRDHWNRPGGYPHPPSGDSRLSGPPQRKPREFHGRNSYPERWSAERDQRAPHGELGRESRHPSMDWAHGGRGSPHTHPPYRSPARRPGQPPSGSSFRPYPPFLHQERPFGRPMKRKSEEFRRQPSSSNMEHGPPKRFRRELSVRPLPPRGFRGRGLSLQDKSRLIKAQKFRAESVARFKLPPPRPRISERVQKPKPAPKNAKDSPGVPPHKLSLKKMPSSRESSPNTDSKTAEPERDSETKVASHRSVSAHSSSPIDQRLARDLVVVSHWEAGHKPSTSPKNNTPWRNKAPKSKSEESESHGNLTLNERFTKLQSPIRSPQEKKERPSSVSPEKTMRKPGSFQRPNFRPTAGVKGGSAPDGVPRKPLMGSLIPRPPFSQKPVFKKSQSIMSKYKNLQTLRHKVPHQRQATSYRRW
- the LOC132141469 gene encoding uncharacterized protein LOC132141469 isoform X2; this encodes MVRQHSGSPRSKHRPFSDNYSSMNHEGRFGPPSRSQRGFRGPPGKAPPSWRDNNRSGPQPYPKRPSLMGERRERPHGPWMQHKDNFHPYPSLQDSQRGRRRPSPPRSSRPPPFQHRQSPHGPIHGPPRHRAPLFHENHPGHTSPSRHFHGPPTDRRIPSPHSSFRGPQRHPSPQEHDRSWCPNPRERPFGRPALGRDHWNRPGGYPHPPSGDSRLSGPPQRKPREFHGRNSYPERWSAERDQRAPHGELGRESRHPSMDWAHGGRGSPHTHPPYRSPARRPGQPPSGSSFRPYPPFLHQERPFGRPMKRKSEEFRRQPSSSNMEHGPPKRFRRELSVRPLPPRGFRGRGLSLQDKSRLIKAQKFRAESVARFKLPPPRPRISERVQKPKPAPKNAKDSPGVPPHKLSLKKMPSSRESSPNTDSKTAEPERDSETKVASHRSVSAHSSSPIDQRLARDLVVVSHWEAGHKPSTSPKNNTPWRNKAPKSKSEESESHGNLTLNERFTKLQSPIRSPQEKKERPSSVSPEKTMRKPGSFQRPNFRPTAGVKGGSAPDGVPRKPLMGSLIPRPPFSQKPVFKKSQSIMSKYKNLQTLRHKVPHQRQATSYRRW